One Acetobacterium sp. KB-1 DNA segment encodes these proteins:
- a CDS encoding CsbD family protein, whose product MSNPKVKIESTKDKLVGGVKEKVGKVTGNEKLELKGKIQAKKGELEEKAIHMVDKAEEFTEDVAENINDAINDAIDKDK is encoded by the coding sequence ATGTCAAATCCAAAAGTTAAAATCGAGTCTACCAAAGATAAACTGGTGGGCGGAGTCAAGGAAAAAGTCGGAAAAGTTACCGGCAACGAAAAGCTGGAACTAAAGGGTAAAATTCAGGCTAAGAAGGGTGAATTGGAAGAAAAAGCAATACACATGGTTGATAAGGCCGAAGAATTTACCGAAGATGTCGCCGAAAACATCAATGATGCCATCAATGATGCCATCGATAAAGACAAATAA
- a CDS encoding 3D domain-containing protein — translation MNRERETAGFLKRYPGVKIGIIALILLLVVGVSSAFTVEKEVQVNFEGKVYTANGKLLESLEEVLIANDLPVSDEYKYSTSLNTLFKDVINVEIEKKISGKILVDGKTITYLSGGATIGDVLDENGVKPDEDDKVEPGLNTPLTAKTATIKVTRISYVESTGIKDVPMKATIAENPELPAGTRVVVQVGQNGKANMKERIRYENSIEVSREVITSEVIMPAIEEIIEVGPSTTITMPEAVEVSSVSGNVNVEKSATGDGSAAINQESGFKGSMVVSATAYTATGNNTASGTVPQSGRTIATWGGIPFGTKVYIPALGGVYTVEDRGGAVGYGIIDIYMDSEAECLSWGRQNIEIYFVD, via the coding sequence ATGAATAGAGAGAGAGAAACAGCTGGTTTTCTAAAGAGATATCCCGGCGTTAAGATCGGAATTATTGCATTAATTCTGCTTCTCGTTGTGGGTGTTTCCAGTGCTTTTACCGTCGAAAAAGAAGTTCAGGTCAACTTCGAAGGTAAGGTATACACTGCTAATGGAAAACTGCTCGAATCCCTGGAGGAAGTCCTGATTGCGAATGATCTTCCCGTCAGTGACGAATACAAATATAGTACATCCTTAAATACTTTATTTAAAGATGTCATCAATGTAGAAATTGAAAAGAAGATTTCTGGAAAGATTCTAGTTGATGGTAAAACTATTACTTACTTGTCAGGTGGGGCAACCATTGGCGATGTGCTGGATGAAAATGGTGTTAAGCCGGATGAAGATGATAAGGTCGAGCCAGGACTCAATACCCCATTAACCGCAAAAACCGCAACCATCAAAGTAACCCGGATATCCTATGTGGAATCAACCGGTATTAAAGATGTACCAATGAAGGCCACAATTGCCGAGAATCCGGAACTGCCAGCTGGAACCCGAGTGGTTGTTCAGGTAGGCCAGAATGGAAAAGCCAACATGAAAGAACGGATCCGTTATGAAAATAGCATCGAAGTCAGCCGTGAAGTCATAACCAGTGAAGTGATCATGCCAGCGATAGAAGAGATCATTGAAGTGGGACCGTCTACCACCATTACTATGCCAGAAGCCGTAGAGGTTTCGTCTGTGTCTGGGAACGTTAATGTGGAAAAAAGCGCGACTGGTGACGGTAGTGCCGCCATCAATCAAGAAAGTGGTTTTAAAGGCAGTATGGTGGTCAGCGCCACCGCTTACACAGCTACCGGAAACAATACCGCGTCGGGAACTGTGCCACAGTCTGGCAGAACCATTGCGACATGGGGTGGTATTCCCTTCGGAACTAAAGTTTATATCCCAGCGCTTGGCGGGGTTTATACCGTGGAAGATCGCGGCGGAGCCGTTGGATATGGCATTATCGATATTTATATGGACAGTGAGGCAGAATGCTTAAGCTGGGGAAGACAAAATATTGAAATATACTTTGTAGATTAA
- a CDS encoding branched-chain amino acid aminotransferase, with amino-acid sequence MEIKIVKTLNPKEKPEEDSLIFGVEFTDYMFEMDYTEGIGWHDAVIKPYGPIEIMPSAMVLHYAQEVFEGLKAYKTPAGEVQLFRPDENFKRMNRSNARMCIPQLDEDFLLEALKALVKMDETWIPKSPGTSLYIRPFVFATDPFIGVRVSKRYKFMIIMSPVGSYYKGGMVPSRIYVESEYARTVRGGTGEAKCGGNYASGLAAQQKVHEMGFEQILWLDGEKRQYIEEVGTSNVFFLIDGVFVTPSLEGTILNGITRKSVIDLLKYWGETVEERRITIHELSEAYEQGRIKEAFATGTAAVISPIGTLGWKDREMIFNDGKIGKYSQKIYDSLYGVQTGNLEDPLNWIVKI; translated from the coding sequence ATGGAAATTAAAATTGTTAAAACACTAAATCCCAAGGAAAAACCGGAAGAAGATTCGCTGATCTTCGGTGTGGAATTCACAGACTATATGTTTGAGATGGATTATACCGAAGGTATTGGCTGGCATGATGCCGTTATTAAGCCCTACGGCCCCATAGAGATCATGCCTTCGGCAATGGTTCTCCACTATGCCCAGGAAGTTTTTGAAGGCTTAAAAGCCTATAAAACTCCGGCAGGTGAGGTTCAACTGTTTCGACCTGATGAAAATTTTAAACGGATGAACCGATCGAATGCCCGAATGTGTATTCCTCAACTTGATGAAGATTTTTTACTGGAAGCACTGAAGGCGCTGGTCAAGATGGATGAAACCTGGATTCCTAAGTCTCCGGGGACATCCCTTTATATTCGGCCCTTTGTTTTTGCAACGGATCCCTTTATTGGGGTTCGGGTTTCAAAACGCTATAAGTTTATGATTATTATGTCACCAGTAGGCTCTTATTACAAAGGTGGAATGGTACCCAGCCGTATTTACGTTGAATCAGAATATGCCCGGACAGTCCGGGGAGGAACTGGAGAAGCCAAGTGCGGCGGCAATTATGCCAGTGGTCTGGCAGCACAGCAGAAGGTTCATGAGATGGGCTTTGAACAGATCTTATGGCTAGACGGTGAAAAACGACAGTATATCGAAGAAGTGGGAACCAGTAATGTGTTCTTTTTGATTGATGGCGTGTTTGTAACGCCGTCACTGGAAGGAACTATCTTAAACGGAATTACCCGGAAAAGCGTTATTGACTTATTGAAATACTGGGGAGAAACCGTTGAAGAGCGTCGCATCACAATACACGAGCTTTCAGAAGCTTATGAGCAGGGGCGAATAAAAGAGGCTTTTGCAACCGGCACAGCCGCCGTTATTTCGCCTATTGGCACCCTGGGGTGGAAAGATAGGGAAATGATATTTAATGACGGTAAAATAGGTAAATACTCTCAAAAGATATATGATTCACTCTATGGGGTCCAGACCGGCAACTTGGAAGATCCCCTTAACTGGATTGTGAAAATATAA
- a CDS encoding glutamate decarboxylase, with protein sequence MLVSKKSKEDQRKNVYITPVLGAEACDEPIPQFSLPENPLDPEIAYQLIKDDLIDEGNARQNLATFCQSYMEPEAVKIMSETLEKNAIDKSEYPQTADLENRCVNIIADLWNASDADDFIGTSTVGSSEACMLGGMAMKFAWRKRAQEKGLDIYTKKPNLVISSGYQVCWEKFCVYWDIEMRLVPLDENHMSLNLDLVLDCVDDYTIGVVAIMGITYTGKYDDVEGLDRLLEEYNKSHDLPVYIHVDGASGGMFAPFIHPHLKWDFRLKNVVSINTSGHKYGLVYPGVGWIIWKDKKYLPSKLIFNVSYLGGSMPTMAINFSCSASQIIGQYFNFLRCGRQGYISIHRRTQDVAVYIGKEIEDTGLFEIYNDGKNIPIVCWKLKANKEWSLYDLADRVRMNGWQVPAYPLPDNLANVIIQRVVVRQDLNMQSAIQFITDFKHAIKELDSAHILIHGKATQNKGPSGFTH encoded by the coding sequence ATGTTAGTTTCAAAAAAATCCAAAGAGGATCAACGAAAAAATGTTTATATCACCCCGGTTCTTGGTGCCGAAGCCTGTGACGAACCGATTCCGCAATTTTCTTTACCGGAAAATCCCTTAGACCCGGAAATCGCGTATCAATTGATTAAAGATGACTTAATTGATGAAGGGAATGCACGACAGAATTTAGCTACATTTTGCCAATCGTACATGGAGCCGGAGGCGGTGAAAATTATGTCGGAGACGTTGGAGAAAAATGCCATCGACAAATCGGAATACCCACAAACGGCTGATTTGGAAAACCGTTGTGTTAATATCATTGCAGATTTATGGAATGCTTCCGATGCGGATGATTTCATCGGCACCTCAACGGTTGGCTCTTCCGAGGCCTGTATGCTGGGCGGTATGGCGATGAAGTTTGCCTGGCGAAAACGAGCACAGGAAAAGGGGCTGGATATTTATACAAAGAAGCCGAATCTTGTTATCTCTTCCGGCTATCAGGTCTGCTGGGAAAAATTCTGTGTGTATTGGGATATCGAAATGCGTTTGGTACCCTTGGATGAAAACCACATGAGTCTTAACTTAGACCTGGTATTAGATTGTGTCGATGATTATACCATCGGTGTTGTTGCTATCATGGGGATCACTTATACTGGCAAATACGATGATGTAGAAGGTCTTGATCGCCTCCTTGAAGAATATAACAAAAGTCACGATCTGCCAGTATACATTCATGTTGACGGAGCATCCGGCGGTATGTTTGCACCGTTTATTCATCCCCATTTGAAATGGGATTTTAGGCTGAAAAATGTCGTTTCCATAAATACCTCTGGGCACAAATATGGTTTGGTTTATCCTGGTGTCGGTTGGATTATCTGGAAGGATAAAAAGTATTTACCTTCGAAACTGATTTTTAACGTCAGCTATCTCGGCGGAAGCATGCCGACCATGGCCATAAATTTTTCGTGTTCCGCCAGTCAAATCATCGGACAATATTTTAATTTCCTTCGTTGTGGGCGTCAGGGATATATCAGTATTCATCGAAGAACCCAGGATGTGGCAGTCTATATTGGTAAAGAAATTGAAGATACGGGACTCTTTGAAATTTACAATGATGGTAAAAACATACCAATTGTTTGCTGGAAGTTAAAGGCAAACAAAGAATGGAGTCTGTATGATTTAGCGGATCGGGTCAGAATGAATGGCTGGCAGGTTCCAGCCTACCCATTGCCGGATAATTTAGCGAATGTCATCATTCAGCGGGTGGTTGTTCGTCAGGATCTGAATATGCAAAGTGCGATTCAATTTATCACCGACTTCAAGCATGCCATTAAGGAACTTGATTCGGCACATATTTTAATTCATGGCAAAGCGACGCAAAATAAAGGACCATCGGGATTCACGCATTAA
- a CDS encoding lmo0937 family membrane protein: MLWTVAIVLVVLWLLGFLTSYTFGGLIHILLVLAVIVVVINLIRRR, encoded by the coding sequence ATGCTTTGGACTGTTGCTATTGTTCTCGTTGTTTTATGGTTATTAGGGTTTCTTACTTCTTATACCTTTGGCGGGCTTATTCATATTCTGCTCGTACTCGCGGTTATTGTAGTTGTAATTAATCTTATCCGGCGGAGATAA
- a CDS encoding alpha-amylase — protein MGKNGTMIQYFEWYLPDDGNLWQRLKEDAKHLKEIGISLVWMPPATKATGTNDAGYGIYDLYDLGEFDQKGAVRTKYGTKEEYLVAIKALHDQGILAIADIVLNHKAGADESERFPAYEVDPNNRQNKVSDDYEIEGWTKFTFPGRQGKYSEFQWNWNHFSGVDFNQENGKKAIYMIKGIAKGWAENTEVDTEYGNYDYLMNADLDYDHPDVKDEIKRWSEWYIGETGVDGFRLDAVKHIEGEFIDEFIKNIRAKKGDDFYTVGEYWKQNYATLEDYIEDTGCNVDLFDVSLHMNFSKASQSGDSFDMSKIFHNTLMEKNPTIAVTFVDNHDSQPSQALESWVDDWFKPLAYGMILLRESGLPCIFYGDYYGIAGENPIQGKQDLIDKLLSLRIDSAYGKQNDYLDHSNCIGWTREGDKEHPGGMAVLLTNSEQGYKDMYIGKQHARKDYVDYLGNREDTVTINEDGIGRFLCAPGSISVWTELVIKP, from the coding sequence ATGGGCAAAAACGGAACAATGATACAGTATTTTGAATGGTATCTACCAGATGATGGTAACCTTTGGCAAAGACTGAAAGAGGATGCAAAACACTTAAAAGAAATTGGTATTAGTTTGGTGTGGATGCCCCCGGCAACAAAAGCAACGGGAACCAATGACGCGGGTTACGGTATTTATGACCTGTACGATTTGGGAGAATTTGATCAAAAGGGGGCGGTGCGGACAAAATACGGAACCAAGGAAGAATATCTGGTCGCGATTAAGGCGTTGCATGATCAGGGCATTTTAGCAATTGCCGATATTGTCTTAAATCATAAAGCGGGAGCCGATGAATCCGAACGGTTTCCGGCCTACGAAGTCGACCCCAACAATCGACAGAATAAAGTTTCAGATGACTATGAGATAGAAGGCTGGACCAAATTTACATTTCCCGGGAGACAGGGAAAATACTCTGAATTCCAATGGAACTGGAACCATTTTTCAGGCGTCGATTTTAATCAGGAAAATGGTAAAAAAGCGATCTATATGATTAAGGGAATCGCTAAAGGATGGGCGGAAAATACCGAGGTTGACACTGAGTATGGGAATTATGATTACCTGATGAATGCCGATCTGGATTATGATCATCCCGATGTAAAAGATGAGATAAAGCGTTGGAGTGAATGGTATATAGGCGAAACCGGCGTTGATGGTTTTCGGTTGGATGCGGTTAAACATATTGAAGGCGAATTTATTGATGAGTTTATCAAAAACATCCGTGCAAAAAAAGGTGATGACTTTTATACAGTAGGTGAATATTGGAAACAAAACTACGCAACATTGGAAGATTATATTGAGGATACCGGATGTAATGTGGATTTGTTCGATGTTTCTTTGCATATGAATTTTTCGAAGGCAAGTCAATCCGGAGATAGTTTTGACATGAGTAAAATATTTCACAATACCTTGATGGAGAAAAACCCCACAATCGCGGTAACCTTTGTCGATAATCATGATTCACAACCATCACAAGCCCTCGAATCATGGGTTGATGACTGGTTTAAGCCACTGGCTTATGGCATGATATTATTGCGCGAAAGTGGGTTGCCATGCATTTTTTATGGTGACTACTATGGGATTGCCGGAGAAAATCCGATTCAGGGCAAACAGGATCTAATCGACAAATTGTTATCGTTACGGATTGATTCTGCTTATGGCAAACAAAACGATTATTTGGATCATTCTAACTGTATCGGCTGGACCCGGGAAGGTGATAAAGAACATCCTGGTGGTATGGCAGTTTTGCTGACAAACAGTGAACAAGGGTATAAAGATATGTACATTGGCAAGCAACATGCCAGAAAAGATTATGTTGATTACTTAGGTAATCGTGAAGACACCGTGACAATTAATGAGGATGGAATAGGCAGATTCTTATGTGCACCAGGATCCATTTCGGTCTGGACAGAATTGGTGATAAAGCCATAA
- a CDS encoding ATP-binding protein — MKRKFEDVLISWKNKNSRKPALIYGARQIGKTTSIKYFGEKHFQNTIYINFELNRELAEDFQGNISPDFLIHRFEVYFGEKINKETTLIVFDEIQACERALTSLKYFCEDAPEYYVIGAGSLLGVAIKREDFSFPVGKVNQIHMYPMDFEEFLWAKNQEMLADEIRVYYEKSEPLDPALHKKAMGLYREYLIVGGMPEAVKEYSKHNSLLEVAEIQGAIINAYIADMAKYATYSDTTKIMACFDSLPAQLAKDNKKFQYKVVARGGRASLFGVSIDWLLAAGIVLKCERVEQGQHPLAIFKDMASFKLYMGDVGLLSHRAGVNEYDIIKGNDHVFIGALTENYVATALIQKGYPLYYWTSGTSEVDFVIEKHSDVLPIEVKARENVKSRSLSVYLKHYHPDYSIRISGKNFGFENDILSIPLYAVFCL, encoded by the coding sequence ATGAAACGAAAATTTGAAGATGTTTTAATCTCCTGGAAAAATAAAAATTCTCGTAAGCCGGCACTAATCTATGGTGCTCGTCAAATTGGGAAAACCACTAGTATCAAATATTTTGGCGAAAAACATTTTCAGAACACGATTTATATCAATTTTGAATTGAACAGGGAATTAGCTGAAGATTTCCAGGGAAATATTTCTCCAGACTTTTTAATTCATCGCTTTGAGGTTTATTTTGGTGAGAAAATTAATAAGGAGACAACCTTAATTGTCTTTGACGAAATTCAGGCCTGTGAGCGTGCTTTGACAAGCTTGAAATATTTTTGTGAAGATGCCCCAGAATATTACGTCATCGGTGCGGGCAGTTTACTTGGTGTGGCAATAAAACGTGAAGATTTCAGTTTCCCGGTGGGGAAAGTTAATCAAATTCATATGTATCCGATGGATTTTGAAGAATTCCTGTGGGCGAAGAATCAGGAAATGCTGGCAGATGAAATAAGGGTGTATTATGAAAAAAGTGAGCCGTTGGATCCGGCTTTGCACAAAAAGGCAATGGGTCTTTATCGTGAATATTTAATTGTCGGTGGCATGCCTGAAGCTGTAAAAGAATATTCGAAACACAACAGCTTGCTTGAGGTAGCAGAAATCCAGGGAGCGATCATCAATGCCTACATTGCGGATATGGCCAAGTATGCAACATATAGCGACACAACGAAAATCATGGCCTGTTTTGATAGTCTACCAGCGCAGTTGGCCAAAGATAATAAAAAGTTTCAATATAAAGTTGTTGCCAGGGGGGGCCGGGCATCATTATTTGGGGTATCAATTGATTGGCTTTTGGCAGCGGGAATCGTCCTAAAATGCGAGCGGGTCGAACAAGGTCAACATCCATTGGCTATTTTTAAAGATATGGCTTCGTTTAAACTCTATATGGGTGATGTTGGACTGTTGTCGCACCGGGCTGGCGTCAATGAATATGACATTATTAAAGGTAATGATCATGTTTTTATCGGCGCACTGACTGAAAATTATGTTGCCACTGCTTTAATACAAAAGGGATACCCTTTATATTACTGGACTTCGGGAACATCCGAGGTTGATTTTGTAATTGAGAAACACAGTGATGTTTTGCCGATTGAGGTTAAAGCAAGGGAAAATGTCAAATCAAGAAGTTTATCAGTTTATCTCAAACACTATCATCCGGATTATTCGATTCGTATCTCAGGCAAAAATTTTGGATTTGAAAATGATATCTTGTCGATTCCATTATATGCGGTATTTTGTTTATAG
- a CDS encoding ice-binding family protein — translation MKNFKKTKALLLASFLLFTSFFLTGNVFAQKDQLTTEAASEVGVTYQTHVQNQGWAQGWVSDGELSGTEGQGLRMEALKIELVNAPAEAGIEYNVHVQNEGDQAVRKNGELAGTEGQGLRLEAVTMNLLNMPGYSVEYRVHIENQGWAQGWVSDGALAGTSEQGLRLEALEIRIIKTDEVVHPVSVSLDKETASLLVDETQALTATVLPVDTTNKTVTWSSDNTAVATVDENGIVTGVSAGIATIVVTTVDGNMTDSCVVTVSAPNPTVTEPVNLGTSANYAILAKTGISTVPDSAITGDIGVSPIAASAITGFSLTADATNVFATSPQVTGKVYASNYAAPTDVNLTTAVSDMETAYVDAAGRAVDYTNEFTGDLSGQTLTPGVYSWDNEVLINSDVTLNGGPDDIFIFQIAKGITQASDTKVILAGGVQAKNIFWQAAETVSIGTGGHFEGIVLGNTNIGLGDQASINGRLLTQTAVTLIQSTVVAPL, via the coding sequence ATGAAAAATTTCAAAAAAACGAAAGCATTATTATTAGCATCGTTCCTTTTATTTACTAGTTTCTTTCTAACTGGAAACGTTTTCGCACAAAAAGATCAGCTTACCACCGAGGCTGCGAGTGAGGTTGGTGTAACATATCAAACTCATGTACAAAATCAAGGTTGGGCTCAAGGCTGGGTCTCTGATGGAGAACTGTCAGGGACAGAAGGTCAGGGACTTCGGATGGAGGCTTTAAAAATTGAGTTGGTTAATGCTCCTGCCGAGGCCGGGATCGAATATAATGTCCATGTGCAAAATGAGGGTGACCAGGCCGTTCGAAAAAATGGCGAACTGGCAGGTACTGAAGGCCAGGGTTTGCGTTTGGAAGCAGTCACCATGAATCTGCTCAACATGCCCGGATACTCAGTTGAGTATCGTGTCCATATTGAAAATCAGGGTTGGGCCCAGGGTTGGGTCTCTGATGGAGCATTAGCAGGCACCAGCGAACAGGGCTTAAGATTAGAAGCATTAGAAATTAGAATCATAAAAACAGATGAGGTTGTTCATCCGGTATCTGTAAGCCTGGATAAAGAAACGGCCAGTCTTTTAGTTGATGAGACACAAGCACTTACAGCAACCGTCTTACCAGTGGATACCACCAATAAAACCGTCACCTGGTCATCCGACAATACTGCCGTCGCTACCGTCGATGAAAACGGCATCGTTACCGGTGTCAGTGCTGGAATCGCCACGATTGTGGTAACAACTGTTGATGGCAATATGACAGACAGTTGTGTCGTAACCGTTTCGGCACCAAACCCAACCGTTACTGAACCGGTCAACCTTGGGACATCGGCTAATTATGCGATCCTGGCAAAAACAGGCATTTCAACCGTGCCAGATTCGGCAATTACCGGCGATATCGGTGTTAGCCCAATAGCTGCGTCAGCCATTACAGGATTCTCGCTGACAGCTGATGCGACGAATGTGTTTGCGACTTCACCTCAAGTTACAGGTAAAGTTTATGCGTCAAACTACGCAGCGCCAACAGATGTTAACCTTACCACGGCGGTAAGTGATATGGAAACAGCATATGTTGATGCGGCTGGAAGAGCTGTCGATTATACAAATGAGTTTACTGGAGATTTAAGTGGTCAAACTCTAACCCCTGGCGTTTACAGCTGGGATAATGAGGTTTTAATCAATTCGGATGTTACCCTTAATGGCGGTCCTGATGATATCTTCATCTTCCAAATCGCAAAAGGAATCACTCAAGCCAGTGATACAAAGGTTATTCTAGCTGGTGGCGTACAAGCCAAAAATATATTCTGGCAAGCTGCAGAAACCGTTTCAATTGGAACGGGCGGCCATTTTGAAGGAATTGTACTTGGCAACACAAACATCGGTCTGGGAGATCAAGCATCGATCAATGGTCGTTTACTGACCCAGACAGCAGTTACTTTAATTCAGAGCACCGTTGTAGCTCCTTTATAA
- a CDS encoding alkaline phosphatase, whose product MNKKMKRGIAVLSMAAMLGMQMTTGVLAEEVTTNASGVPLVFEGNCSYQTQIQNVGWQDWKSKESLSGTTGKSLRLEGIKVSISDIKNLGVTYQTHVQNEGWQDWVTDGNISGTEGQSLRLEAIRIKLTGTEAQNYDVYYQVHVENTGWMNWVKNGELSGTEGKAYRLEGIKVVVLPKGSPAPVNTGSIKNVILMISDGCGSNEILATNYYTEGKAVAQVYEQFPTSVNMSTYSHNELGMDDDLASVYDPATIWDSFDLLKNLPTDSAAAATAMASGTKTYNAAIGVDENEQNLVNLSEDFKALNRSTGVISSVEFSHATPAGFVAHNASRQNYSEIANEMINDSKTDVIMGAGHPLYDNNGERQTTVEDKNYRYVGGKDTWDNLVAGNLGNDADDDGVVENWNLIQTKEAFESLQTGNTPERVIGVPEVYETLQYNRSGDLAAEPFAVAVNDNVPTLDVMTKGALNVLDNNEEGFFLMVEGGAIDWAGHGNSGGRLIEEEIDFNNSVEAVCNWVETNSNWSETLVIVTGDHETGYLTGTAGVYDAVVNNGKGVMPTLAWNSQDHTNQLVPFFAKGPGAELLKSYANGSDPVKGAYLDNTEIALAIRNLIN is encoded by the coding sequence ATGAACAAAAAAATGAAGCGAGGTATTGCAGTTTTATCAATGGCTGCAATGTTGGGGATGCAGATGACCACCGGGGTGTTGGCCGAGGAAGTAACGACCAATGCGAGTGGGGTACCTCTGGTATTTGAAGGAAATTGCAGTTATCAGACCCAGATTCAAAATGTTGGTTGGCAGGATTGGAAGTCAAAAGAATCACTTAGCGGCACTACTGGAAAATCGTTACGATTAGAAGGAATAAAAGTTAGTATCAGCGACATCAAGAATTTGGGGGTTACGTATCAAACTCATGTTCAAAATGAAGGCTGGCAGGATTGGGTAACCGACGGAAATATCAGCGGAACCGAAGGTCAGTCATTGAGACTGGAAGCCATCCGAATTAAACTTACCGGAACAGAAGCACAAAACTATGATGTTTATTATCAGGTTCATGTTGAAAATACCGGCTGGATGAACTGGGTGAAAAACGGTGAATTGTCAGGAACAGAAGGAAAAGCCTATCGTCTCGAAGGGATCAAGGTTGTCGTCTTACCGAAAGGTTCACCCGCCCCAGTTAATACCGGATCAATTAAAAATGTGATTTTAATGATCTCCGATGGTTGTGGATCCAATGAGATTCTGGCGACGAATTATTATACCGAGGGAAAAGCGGTAGCTCAGGTTTATGAACAATTTCCGACCAGTGTCAATATGAGTACCTATTCGCACAACGAATTGGGCATGGATGATGATTTAGCTAGTGTTTATGATCCGGCAACCATTTGGGACAGCTTTGATTTGTTGAAAAATCTTCCTACCGATTCAGCGGCAGCCGCTACGGCGATGGCGTCTGGAACAAAAACTTATAATGCGGCCATTGGTGTGGATGAAAACGAGCAGAATCTGGTTAATCTCAGCGAAGATTTTAAGGCTCTGAATCGGTCAACCGGGGTAATCAGTTCCGTTGAATTCAGTCACGCAACCCCGGCTGGGTTTGTCGCTCATAACGCCAGCCGACAAAATTATAGTGAAATTGCCAATGAAATGATTAATGACAGCAAAACCGATGTCATTATGGGAGCTGGACATCCGCTGTATGACAATAATGGCGAACGCCAAACAACGGTTGAGGACAAAAACTATCGTTATGTCGGCGGAAAAGATACCTGGGATAACCTGGTCGCTGGAAATCTGGGGAATGATGCGGATGACGATGGCGTAGTCGAAAACTGGAACCTCATTCAGACAAAAGAAGCGTTTGAAAGTCTCCAGACAGGAAATACACCAGAGCGAGTCATTGGCGTACCGGAAGTGTACGAGACCTTACAGTATAACCGCTCAGGTGATTTAGCAGCAGAACCATTTGCCGTAGCTGTCAATGACAATGTGCCAACCCTGGACGTGATGACAAAGGGCGCGCTAAATGTTTTGGACAACAATGAAGAGGGTTTCTTCCTGATGGTTGAAGGTGGTGCCATTGACTGGGCCGGTCATGGTAATTCTGGTGGACGATTGATTGAGGAAGAAATTGATTTTAACAACTCGGTAGAAGCTGTTTGTAACTGGGTTGAAACCAACAGCAACTGGTCGGAAACCCTGGTGATCGTTACCGGCGATCATGAAACCGGATATCTTACCGGTACTGCCGGTGTCTATGATGCGGTTGTAAATAATGGCAAAGGTGTAATGCCCACCTTAGCCTGGAACAGCCAGGATCATACCAACCAGCTGGTTCCTTTCTTTGCTAAAGGACCAGGAGCAGAGTTGCTTAAGAGCTATGCTAATGGGTCAGATCCTGTAAAGGGTGCTTACCTGGATAACACCGAAATAGCTCTGGCGATTCGGAACTTGATTAATTAG